In the Burkholderia multivorans ATCC BAA-247 genome, ATGATGACGCAGAGCTGGCAGATGGTGCTGATCTGGGGGCTGATGGTCGGCTGTTCGACGGGCGTCGTCGCGCTGACGCTGTCCGCGACGTTCGTCACGCGCTGGTTCCACGCACGCCGCGGCCTCGTGATGGGGATTCTGACCGCGAGCACGGCCACCGGCCAGCTCGTGTTCCTGCCGATGCTCGCGGCGATCGCGCAGCGTCACGGCTGGCGGCCGGTCGTGCTGGTGGTCGCGCTCGCGGCGGCGATCGTGATTCCGCTCGTCGCGTTGCTGCTGCCCGAACGGCCGGCGGACGTGAACCTGCGTCCATACGGCGAGCCGGCCGATGCGCCGGCCGCGCCCGACGCGACGAAGGAGAATCCGCTCGCGGTCGCGTTCCGCACGCTGCTCACGGCGAGCCGCTCGCGCGATTTCTGGCTGCTGTTCTTCAGCTTCTTCATCTGCGGCGCGAGCACCAACGGCTACGTCGGCACGCACCTGATCGCAATGTGCAGCGACTACGGGATGACGGAAGTGCAGGGCGCGTCGCTGCTCGCCGCGATGGGCGTGTTCGACCTGTTCGGTACGACGCTGTCGGGCTGGCTGTCCGATCGCTACGACAACCGCGTGCTGCTGTTCTGGTACTACGGGCTGCGCGGGCTGTCGCTGATCTATCTGCCGCATGCGTTCGGCATCGACTTCTTCGGGCTGCCGCTGTTCGCGATGTTCTACGGGCTCGACTGGATCGCCACCGTGCCGCCGACCGTGCGGCTCGCGACCGACGTGTTCGGCAAGGCGGCCGCGCCGGTCGTATTCGGCTGGATCGTCGCCGGCCATCAGCTCGGCGCGGCGTTCGCGGCGCTCGGCGCGGGGATGCTGCGGGCGAGCCTCGGCACCTACACGATCGCGTCGATGATCTCGGGCGGGCTCTGCATTATCGGCGCGCTGATCGTGCTGCGGATCAACCGCGGACCGTCGCGCGCGGCCGCGCAGGCGGCCTGAATACCGCGGCCGCCGCGTGCGGCCGCCTTTGCAGGTGCGGCGATTTGCATTGTCCGACGCGATCGGGCGCGTGTCGCCGCAAGCGGTTATGCTTGCGTTTCGGCGAGGCGTTCGCGCCCCTTCATCGATGTCAGCGAGGAACCGCATGTCTGTCAAACCTGCTCCCACTACCGTTTCGATTCACGAACTGATCGCGGGCCGCTGGAGCCCGCGTGCCTATTCCGACGCGCCGATCAGCGCCGCCGACCTGCATGCGGTGCTGGAGGCGGCGCGCTGGGCGCCGTCCGCGTACAACGCGCAGCCGTGGCGCTTCATCGTGTTCGATCGCACGCGGGACGAAGCCGCGTTCAAGCGTGCGTTCGCGACGCTCGTGCCGTTCAATCAGGGCTGGAACGCACCGGCGCCGGTCCTGATCGCCGTCACCGCGCATACGCTGACGCCGAAGGGCGAGCCCGCGCCGACCGCGCTGTACGACGCGGGCGCGGCTGCGATGTCGCTCGTGCTGCAGGCGCACGCGCTCGGGCTCGCCGCACATCAGATGAGCGGCTTCGACGCGAACGCGTTCCGCGAGGCGTTCGAGATCCCGGCCGACGTCGCGATTCCCGCGATCATCTCGCTCGGCCACTACGGCAACGTCGACAAGCTCGATCCGGTGTTGCGCGATCGCGAGAAGGCGCCGCGCACGCGCCATCCGCTCGGCGAGATCGTCTACGCGGGCGCGTGGAAGAAGGGCTTCGAAGCGGCCGCGTGACGGCCTGCGCGCGCCGCGGCGGAGCGCGCCGCGGGCGCCGCGCGACCGGCGCGACGGCCATACGCCGATCGCGCCCGCCCGTTGTGATCGCGCGGGCTTCATGTTAAAAAGCCCGTCCTTTCCGTTTTCGCGCCGGCCATGCGGCGGCTCTTTCCCATGACTTACTGCGCGATCGATTTCGGTACGTCCAATTCCGCCGTGGCGCTGCCCCACGGCGACGGCATGCGGCTCGCGCCCGTCGAGGGCGACCATCTGACGCTGCCCACCGCGATTTTCTTCAACAACGACGAGGAGACGGTCGAATACGGCCGAGCGGCGCTCGCATCGTACATCGACGGCTTCGACGGCCGGCTGATGCGCTCGATGAAGAGCATCCTCGGTTCGCCGCTCGCCGAGACGACGACCGATCTCGGCGACGGCACCGCGATCGCCTATACCGACGTGATCGCGCGTTTCCTGCAACACCTGAAGCAGAAGGCCGAGGCGTGCGCAGGCGCGCCGATCCGCCGTGCGGTGCTCGGCCGCCCGGTGTTCTTCGTCGACGACGATCCGCGCGCCGACCGCCTTGCGCAGAACCAGCTGCAGGCGGCCGCGCAGTCGGTCGGATTCGCCGACGTGCGGTTCCAGTACGAGCCGATCGCGGCCGCGTTCGACTACGAGTCGCGCCAGCAGGCGGAGCGGCTGGTGCTCGTCGCCGACATCGGCGGCGGCACGTCCGACTTCTCGCTGGTGCGCGTCGGCCCGGACCGCATGACGCGCCTCGACCGCAAGGACGACGTGCTCGCGCATCACGGCGTGCACGTCGCCGGCACCGACTACGACCGGCGCGTCGAGCTGTCGGCGATCCTGCCGGCGTTCGGCTATCGCGCGCTCGATCCCGAAGGCCGCGAGTTGCCGAACCGGATCTACTTCGATCTGGCGACCTGGCATCTGATCAATACGGTCTATACGCCGAAGCGGCTCGGCGAGCTGAAGCTGATGAAGCATCTGTACCGCGACGCGCGGCAGCACGAGCGGCTCGTGCGCGTGGTCGAGCAGCGGCTCGGGCATGCGCTGATGGCGCGCGCGGAAGAGGCGAAGATCGGCGTGGCCGCGGGCGGGGAGACGATGATCGACCTGAACGATGTCGAAGAGGACCTGCAGATCGCCTTCGACGCGGCGCGCCTGATCGATGCGAGCCGCGAGGACACTGCACGGATCGTCGACGCCGCGCGCGAAACGGTGCGGCTGGCGGGCGTCGCGCCGCGCGACGTCGGCGCGCTGTACTTCACGGGCGGCTCGACGGGTTTGGCGTTCCTGTCCGGCGCGCTGGCGGCCGCGTTTCCGGACGCGCAGCCGGTGTTCGGCGACCGCCTCGCCAGCGTCGCGACGGGCCTCGGCATTCACGCGCAGCGACTGTTCGGCTGACCGGCCGACGCGCGGTGCGCACGCGCTGCGCGCCGTGCCTGGCACGCTCCGACGCGACAAATAAAAAGCCCCGCCGAAGCGGGGCTTTTTTCACGAAATCTCGCGCAGCAATTACAGCGGGCGGATGTTCGCAGCTTGCAGACCCTTCGGGCCCGTCTTCACTTCGAATTCGACCTTCTGGTTTTCTTGCAGCGTCTTGAAACCTTCGACGCGGATTTCCGAGAAGTGCGCGAACAGATCGTCGCCGCCGCCTTCCGGGGTGATGAAGCCGAAGCCCTTTGCGTCATTGAACCACTTGACGGTACCGGTTGCCATGTTACTTGTTCCTAAAAAGATAAAACGGGGCCGAAGCCCATGGGGTGCGGAAAATCAAGGAAGGGGGTAATGGGACCAACCGGAGTACCGTTGATGGGCGAACTACGAAAGACCAATTCACTCGCCGCTTGAAATCCTGCGAAGTCCGTTATACGGCTAATCGGGCGCGCGGTCAACCGTATTTCCATGTCCTCAGGGTTATTGCGGATATTTAAGCTTACAAACATTGCAGAAACGCCGGATTTTTTGTAGGGGGCGATCGATTTTGGCGCCAACTTGGAGGTGCAACCGTTAAACTACGCGCCGCGCGGACCAGGTTGCCCCGATCGGGTGACCTGTCCCCCCAAGAATGCGTGCGCGGCGCAGTTCGAGCCGATCCCGAACTGCGGGCCGACCATGCTTTTTGAGACACAGGAGAGGATGTGAAGAGTTCTATACAACGGAACATCGGCCCGTTTGCATTGATGCTGACGGGGCTGGGTTCGATTATCGGCTCGGGCTGGCTGTTCGGTGCCTGGAAAGCCGCCAAGATCGCCGGTCCGGCGGCGATCTGCGCGTGGATCATCGGCGCCGTCGTGATTCTCGCGATTGCGCTCACGTACGCGGAGCTCGGCGCGATGTTCCCCGAGTCGGGCGGGATGGTGCGTTACGCGCGCTACTCGCATGGGTCGCTGGTGGGCTTCATCAGCGCATGGGCGAACTGGATTGCGATCGTGTCGGTGATTCCGATCGAGGCCGAGGCATCGATCCAGTACATGAGCACGTGGCCGTATCCCTGGGCGCATGCGCTCTTCGTCAACGGGGAACTGACGACGCCGGGCCTGCTGCTGTCGGCCGTGCTGGTGGTCGTGTACTTCCTGCTGAACTATTGGGGCGTGAAGGCCTTCGCGCGGGCGAACACCGCCATCACGATCTTCAAGTTCCTGATCCCGGGCCTGACGATCCTCGGCCTGATGCTGACGAGCTTCCATTCGGAAAACCTCGGCACGAGCTCCGGTGCGAGCTTCGCGCCGTACGGCTGGTCCGCCGTGCTGACCGCGGTGGCGACGAGCGGCATCGTGTTCGCGTTCAACGGCTTCCAGAGCCCGGTGAACCTTGCCGGTGAAGCGCGCAACCCGTCGCGCAGCGTGCCGTTCGCGGTGATCGCGTCGATTCTGCTCGCGCTCGTGATCTACGTGCTGCTGCAGATGGCGTACATCGGCGCGGTGAATCCGGCCGACGTCGCGAAGGGCTGGCAGCACTTCAACTTCTCGTCGCCGTTCGCGGAACTCGCGATCGCGCTGAACCTGAACTGGCTCGCGATCCTGCTGTACGTCGACGCGTTCATCAGCCCGAGCGGTACCGGCACGACGTACATGGCGACGACCACGCGGATGATCTACGCGATGGAGCGCAACAACACGATGCCGAAGATGTTCGGCAACGTGCATCCGCTCTACGGCGTACCGCGTCAGGCGATGTGGTTCAACCTGCTCGTGTCGTTCATCTTCCTGTTCTTCTTCCGCGGCTGGAGCTCGCTCGCGGCAGTGATCTCGGTCGCGACCGTGATCTCGTATCTGACGGGTCCGATCAGCCTCATGGCGCTGCGCCGTGCGGCGACCGACATCGAGCGCCCGCTGTCGATTCCGGCGATGAAGCTGATCGCGCCGTTCGCATTCGTCTGCGCGTCGCTGATCCTGTACTGGGCGAAGTGGCCGCTGACCGGCGAAATCATCCTGCTGATGATCGTCGCGCTGCCGGTGTACTTCTACTTCCAGGGCAAGTCGGGCTGGACCGGCTGGGGTGCCGACCTCAAGGCGGCATGGTGGCTCGTCGCGTATCTGCCGACGATGGCCGTGCTGTCGCTGATCGGCAGCAAGGAGTTCGGCGGTTACGGCTATCTACCGTACGGCTGGGACATGCTGGTCGTCGCCGTGATCTCGCTCGGGTTCTACTTCTGGGGCGTGAACACCGGCTACCGGACGCAGTATCTCGACGAGCGCGAGTCGCACGACGAGATCCTCGAAGGCATCGGCGCCTGACGCAAGCAGTCCGCTCTGCCGCCGGAATCGGCGGCGGCCGAGCGCGCAAGCAAGCCCGCCCGAGCAGCGATGCTCGGGCGGGCTTTTGTTTTGTGCGTTCCGGGGCAGGGGGCGGGCAGCGGGGCCGGCGGCCCGCGCGGCCGCTCAGGCCGTCGCGCTCGAGAACACGTAGTTCGTCATGGCCAGCACGCGCTGATACGTGCCGAGCGCCTGGATGCCGAGCCGGTAGTCGTCGTCGGCCGCGCCGAGCGCCGCGAACACCGGCAGCAGATGCTCGTCGGTCGGATGCATCAGCGCCGCGTGCGGCGCCTGCCTGCGGTAGTCGAGCAGCGCGTCGATGTCGCGCTCGGCGAGCTTCGTCTCGAACCAGTCGGTGAATTCGGCGACGCGCGGATCGGCGTCCTCCGGCGAGGCGCCGAAATCCGCCGCGCGCAGATTGTGCGTGATCTGGCCCGAGCCGATCACCATCACGTCCTCATCGCGCAGCGGCCGCAGCGCGCGGCCGACCGCGAAGTGATGCGCGGCGTCCGCGCGCGGCTGGATCGACAGCTGCGCGACCGGCACGTCGGCGTGCGGGAACATCAGCAGCATCGGCACCCACGCACCGTGATCGAGGCCGTGCTCGAGCGTCGCGGTCGCGATGCCCGCCGCATTCAGGAGGTCGGCCGCATGCTGCGCGACGTCGGGCGCGCCGGGCGCCGGGTAGCGGATTTCATAGAGCGCGCGCGGAAAGCCGTAGAAGTCGTGAATCGTGTCCGGATGCGCGGCAATGCTCGCGACGGGTTGCTGCGTGCCCCAGTGCGCGGACAGCATCAGCACCGCGCGCGGGCGCGGCAGCTCGGCACCGAGTTCGGTGAATGCGCCGGACGGCAATGCCGGATCGATCGGCAGCGTCGGCGCGCCATGCGACAGGTAAAGCGAAGGCAAGCGGTTCATGTCGGTGGCCTGCTGAAGGGATGTTGCGTTCGACTATAGATCCGCACGAGAGATTGATAAACAGCGGTTCTGGATTTTATTGAATCTCTCGAGTTGATAATCGAGCCGCGCATCGGCTCGGCGGCCATCCGCGCCATGAGCGGATGGCTTTCTCCGAACTTGCGCGAAAATCGGCGAAGATGGCTCGGAAACGGCGAGGTTTCGCCGCGAGAGGCGCGCTACTGCGCGTGACGGAGCCCGGCCCACGGCGTCGTGAGCGGCGTATCGGGCGCGAACAGGTCGAGCACGCGCGTGACGGTCTGGTCGACGAGTTCGTCGATCGTCTTCGGCATTGCATAGAACGCCGGCAGCGGCGGGAACACGATGCCGCCCATTTCGGTGACGGCCGTCATGTTGCGCAGATGCGCGAGATTGAACGGCGTTTCGCGCACCATCAGCACTAGGCGGCGACGTTCCTTCAGCGTCACGTCGGCCGCGCGCGTGATCAGGTTGTCGGACAGCCCGTGCGCGATGCTCGCGAGCGTCTTCATCGAGCACGGCGCGATCACCATGCCGTGCGTCGCGAACGAGCCGGACGCGATCGTCGCGCCGACGTCGCGCACCGAATGGACGACGTCCGCGCGGCTTTCGACGTCGGACTTCGACAGCTTCAGTTCGTGCTGGATATTGAGCCAGCCGGCGTTCGAGATCAGCAGGTGCGTCTCGACGCCGCCGGCGGCGCGCAGCAGATCGAGCAGCCGCACGCCGTAGATCGCGCCCGTCGCGCCGGTGATCGCGACGATCAGCCGGCGACGCGGCGCGCTGGGAGAGACCATCGGGGAAGCGGTGTTACGCGGCGGCGAACAGTTGCTGCAGCTCGCCCGACTGGTACATCTCCATCATGATGTCCGAGCCGCCGATGAACTCGCCCTTGACATACAGCTGCGGGATGGTCGGCCAGTTCGAGAATTCCTTGATCCCCTGACGGATCTCTTCGTCCTCGAGCACGTTGACCGTCTTGAACTGATCGACGCCGCAGGCCTTCAGCACCTGCACCGCGCGGCCGGAAAAGCCGCACATCGGGAATTGCGCGTTGCCCTTCATGAAGAGCACGACCGGGTTTTCGTCGACGATTTGCTTGATACGTTGTTGGGTGTCCATGACTGACCTTGCGTTTGCGGGGCGTTAGATCGAAATGATAGCGGATTTCAACCGGGCGGGCCGGGCGTCAGCGGGGCAAGCGGCCGCCCGTCGTGCGTTCGATTGCGGCGAGATCGGCGAGCGATTCGACCGCGTCGAAACCGTGCGATGCGAGCAGCGCGCGCACCGCTTCCGCCTGGTCGTAGCCGTGCTCGATCCACAGCGTGCCGCCCGGCTTCAGATGCGCACGCGCGCCGGCGACGATCGTCCGAATCGCGCTCAGCCCGTCGGCGTCGTCGGTCAGCGCGCCGCGCGGCTCGAAGCGCAGGTCGCCTTGCGACAGATGCGGATCGTGCTGTGCGATATACGGCGGATTGCTGACGATCGCATCGAAGGCGAGCGCGGGATCGAGTGCCGCGTACCAGTCGCTCTGCAGCCACTGCAGCGGGCCGCCGGGGCGGCGC is a window encoding:
- a CDS encoding UbiX family flavin prenyltransferase translates to MVSPSAPRRRLIVAITGATGAIYGVRLLDLLRAAGGVETHLLISNAGWLNIQHELKLSKSDVESRADVVHSVRDVGATIASGSFATHGMVIAPCSMKTLASIAHGLSDNLITRAADVTLKERRRLVLMVRETPFNLAHLRNMTAVTEMGGIVFPPLPAFYAMPKTIDELVDQTVTRVLDLFAPDTPLTTPWAGLRHAQ
- the grxD gene encoding Grx4 family monothiol glutaredoxin, whose product is MDTQQRIKQIVDENPVVLFMKGNAQFPMCGFSGRAVQVLKACGVDQFKTVNVLEDEEIRQGIKEFSNWPTIPQLYVKGEFIGGSDIMMEMYQSGELQQLFAAA
- a CDS encoding DODA-type extradiol aromatic ring-opening family dioxygenase translates to MNRLPSLYLSHGAPTLPIDPALPSGAFTELGAELPRPRAVLMLSAHWGTQQPVASIAAHPDTIHDFYGFPRALYEIRYPAPGAPDVAQHAADLLNAAGIATATLEHGLDHGAWVPMLLMFPHADVPVAQLSIQPRADAAHHFAVGRALRPLRDEDVMVIGSGQITHNLRAADFGASPEDADPRVAEFTDWFETKLAERDIDALLDYRRQAPHAALMHPTDEHLLPVFAALGAADDDYRLGIQALGTYQRVLAMTNYVFSSATA
- a CDS encoding cold-shock protein: MATGTVKWFNDAKGFGFITPEGGGDDLFAHFSEIRVEGFKTLQENQKVEFEVKTGPKGLQAANIRPL
- a CDS encoding MFS transporter — its product is MNWAVTRIGGRFHYGWLAAAVVFLILLAAAGTRATPSVLMVPLERELGWSRAAISLAISVNIALYGLTGPFAAAAMQRFGLRPTILTALATMGAGVALSSMMTQSWQMVLIWGLMVGCSTGVVALTLSATFVTRWFHARRGLVMGILTASTATGQLVFLPMLAAIAQRHGWRPVVLVVALAAAIVIPLVALLLPERPADVNLRPYGEPADAPAAPDATKENPLAVAFRTLLTASRSRDFWLLFFSFFICGASTNGYVGTHLIAMCSDYGMTEVQGASLLAAMGVFDLFGTTLSGWLSDRYDNRVLLFWYYGLRGLSLIYLPHAFGIDFFGLPLFAMFYGLDWIATVPPTVRLATDVFGKAAAPVVFGWIVAGHQLGAAFAALGAGMLRASLGTYTIASMISGGLCIIGALIVLRINRGPSRAAAQAA
- a CDS encoding Hsp70 family protein — translated: MTYCAIDFGTSNSAVALPHGDGMRLAPVEGDHLTLPTAIFFNNDEETVEYGRAALASYIDGFDGRLMRSMKSILGSPLAETTTDLGDGTAIAYTDVIARFLQHLKQKAEACAGAPIRRAVLGRPVFFVDDDPRADRLAQNQLQAAAQSVGFADVRFQYEPIAAAFDYESRQQAERLVLVADIGGGTSDFSLVRVGPDRMTRLDRKDDVLAHHGVHVAGTDYDRRVELSAILPAFGYRALDPEGRELPNRIYFDLATWHLINTVYTPKRLGELKLMKHLYRDARQHERLVRVVEQRLGHALMARAEEAKIGVAAGGETMIDLNDVEEDLQIAFDAARLIDASREDTARIVDAARETVRLAGVAPRDVGALYFTGGSTGLAFLSGALAAAFPDAQPVFGDRLASVATGLGIHAQRLFG
- a CDS encoding nitroreductase family protein; translated protein: MSVKPAPTTVSIHELIAGRWSPRAYSDAPISAADLHAVLEAARWAPSAYNAQPWRFIVFDRTRDEAAFKRAFATLVPFNQGWNAPAPVLIAVTAHTLTPKGEPAPTALYDAGAAAMSLVLQAHALGLAAHQMSGFDANAFREAFEIPADVAIPAIISLGHYGNVDKLDPVLRDREKAPRTRHPLGEIVYAGAWKKGFEAAA
- a CDS encoding APC family permease; this encodes MKSSIQRNIGPFALMLTGLGSIIGSGWLFGAWKAAKIAGPAAICAWIIGAVVILAIALTYAELGAMFPESGGMVRYARYSHGSLVGFISAWANWIAIVSVIPIEAEASIQYMSTWPYPWAHALFVNGELTTPGLLLSAVLVVVYFLLNYWGVKAFARANTAITIFKFLIPGLTILGLMLTSFHSENLGTSSGASFAPYGWSAVLTAVATSGIVFAFNGFQSPVNLAGEARNPSRSVPFAVIASILLALVIYVLLQMAYIGAVNPADVAKGWQHFNFSSPFAELAIALNLNWLAILLYVDAFISPSGTGTTYMATTTRMIYAMERNNTMPKMFGNVHPLYGVPRQAMWFNLLVSFIFLFFFRGWSSLAAVISVATVISYLTGPISLMALRRAATDIERPLSIPAMKLIAPFAFVCASLILYWAKWPLTGEIILLMIVALPVYFYFQGKSGWTGWGADLKAAWWLVAYLPTMAVLSLIGSKEFGGYGYLPYGWDMLVVAVISLGFYFWGVNTGYRTQYLDERESHDEILEGIGA